The nucleotide sequence GGCGGCGCGGGCCCGTCGGTGCGCACCTCCATGTCCTGCGTCGGCCACGCGCGCTGCGAGCACTCCTGCTTCGACGAAGGCCGCGCGCACCGTACCGTGATGAACACCTTCACCGACGACCTGCATCGCCCAGCGCTGCCGTACAAGTTCAAGTTCAAGTTCTCCGGCTGCGGCAACGACTGCATGAACTCGATCCAGCGTTCCGACATGGCCGTGATCGGCACCTGGCGCGACGATATCCAGGTGAACCAGGCCGAGGTCAAGAATTTCGTGAAGGCCAAGGGTCGCGAGTATGTGATCGACAACGTCGTCACGCGTTGTCCGACCAAGGCCATCAAGCTCAAGAACGACGACACGCTCGAGATCGACAACCGCAATTGCGTCAGGTGCATGCACTGCATCAACGTCATGACCAAGGCGCTGTCGCCGGGCAAGGACCGCGGCGTGACCGTCCTCATGGGCGGCAAGCGCACGCTCAAGATCGGCGACCTCATGGGCACGGTGATCGTGCCGTTCATGAAACTCGACACCGACGAGGATTTCGAGCAGCTCGTCGAACTCGGCAGGAGCACCATCGATTTCTGGGCCGAGAACGGCCTGGAGCACGAGCGCTGCGGCGAGATGATCGAACGCATCGGTCTCAACAACTTCCTGGAGGGTATTGGACGCGAGGTGGATCCGAACATGATCAACCATCCGCGCACCAATCCGTACATCCGCATGGACGGCTGGGACGACGAGGTCGCGCGCCTGAAGGCCAGCAAGGCCCAAGCTGGTTAAAAAGAGCCACTGCAACCACAGATAAACGCAGATGAACACGGATAAAAGCAAAAGATTTTTTGGTTTCTTAATCTGCGTTAATCAGCGTTCATCTGCGGTTTCAAAAATCATATAGAGGATATCAATATGACTGCACAGCCCCGTATGCCCATCGAGTCCGGCGTGCCGGATCATTTCCAGTACATGCATCCGACCCTGCGGCGCAATTACGGCCAGTGGGCCTGGCACGAACGCCCGCGCCCCGGCGTGCTGCACCACGTGTCGCAAACCGGCGACCAGGTCTGGACCGTGCGCGCCGGCACCCAGCGGCAGATGGACGTGCACACCATTCGCAAACTGTGCGACATCGCCGACCAATACGCCGACGGCTATGTGCGCTTCACCATCCGTTCCAACATCGAGTTCATGGTGGCGGATGAAAAGAAAGTGAAACCGCTGATCGATGCGCTTTTAAAGGGGGGCTTTCCCGTCGGCGGCACCGGCAATTCCGTTTCGATGATCTCGCATACCCAGGGCTGGCTGCACTGCGATATCCCGGCCTCCGACGCTTCTGGGGCGGTCAAGTCGCTGATGGATGAGTTGCATCAGGAGTTCGTCAACGAGGATATGCCGAACCGGGTCAAGATCACGACCTCCTGCTGTCAGATCAACTGCGGCGGTCAGGGCGACATCGCTATCAATATCCAGCACACGAAACCGCCCAAGATCAACCACGATCTGGTGGCCAACCTCTGCGAGCGTCCCTCGGTCGTGGCGCGCTGCCCGGTGGCGGCGATCCGTCCTGCGATGGTCAACGGCAGGCCCTCGCTGGAAGTCGACGAGAAGAAATGCATCTGCTGCGGCGCCTGCTACCCGCCCTGCCCGCCGATGCAGATCAACGATCCCGAACATTCCAAATTCGCTATTTGGGTTGGCGGCAAGAACTCGAATGCCCGCACCAAGCCGATGTTCCACAAGCTGGTGGCCGCGGGCATCCCGAACAACCCGCCGCGCTGGCCCGAGGTCGCCGCGATCGTGAAGAAGATCCTGCGCGTGTACAAGGAAGACGCGCACGCTTGGGAACGCATGGGCGAATGGGTCGAGCGCATCGGCTGGCCGCGGTTCTTCGAACTGACCGAGCTGCCGTTCACCAAGTATCATCTCGACAACTGGCGCGGTGCGCGCGCCAGTCTCAATGCCTCGGTGCATATCCGGTTCTGAGGGAATTTTTACTGGTGCTGTGCAAAAGGCGAGGGGGAATCCCTCGCCTTTTGCATTGGCGCGCTGTTTACGAATGCATGAGGCGGCCGAGGAGCTGGAACGAGACCACGGCGAGCACCAGGATAATGACGAAGAAGATGACCGAGCGGTTCTCGAACGGGCGGCCACGAGAAGTTTCAATGCGGTCCAGTATCCAGTCGGATACAAAATAAAGCCCAATTCCTACCAATGTGAAGTAGACTATTTCCACTGTGCCTGCGCCTCCAGAGCGATTGTGACGGGATTCTATCGCGTTGTGAGACTTGGCAATTGACAGAAATCAATACCGCTGTAATCTCCCTGTATCAGGCTGGCTTCAGCCTTTTCAGGGATGCCTTCTTGTCCGCGCATGATTCTTTCGTGAAATATTTGACCGTTGTTTTACACCTGCTGATATTGTCCCTGCTCATTAGCGTGGTTGTCACGGCGCGCGCCGAAACCATCGATGAATTATATCCGGCGGTGAATACCTTTTTCCCGCAGGCGGACCGTTTCGATGAGCTCAAAGGCAAGCCGCCGGCCGCGGCCGTGTACCAAGGTGAGCGCCTGCTCGGGTACGCCTACCTGACCGGCGACGTCATTCGCATCCCGGCCTATTCCGGCCATCCCATCAACACGCTGGTCGGCTTCGATCTTGCCGGGCAAATTGTCGGCATCCGCATCGTCGAGCATCAGGAACCGATCCTGGTGGTCGGCATCACCGAGGAGCGCTTGCAGCAGTTTGCGCGGCAGTATCAGGGAAAATCCGTATTCGATGATGTCGTCATTGGCAGCGGTGTAGCAGGTCAGGTCGCCATCGACAGTATCTCCGGTGCCACCATCACCGTGATGGTCGAGAACGCCACTCTCACACGCTCCGTCCGCCGCGTGGCCGAGTCCCGTGGACTGGCGCCGCCGGCTTTGCCCACAGTCACGAAAACGGAGGTCGCGTCGGTGGAGCAGCAAGCGCCGGTTTCTCCGTCGGCCGGTAAAGCCGGTGACACCAAAGCATCGCGCGCATCGACCACCGTGAAATCAAAATCCAGTACCGGCGTCGCAGCCGTCGAGGAACCGATCTGGAAGGGCGTTTGGCGCAAGCGCACTTTCCAGATCGCGGTATTGGTCGCCGGCCTCGCGTTCCTGACGCTGGTACTGGTGTTCCAGGACTGGCTCGCGAAGCGGCCGCGCCTGCTGGTTTACGTGCGCGACGGTTTCCTGCTGTACACGGTTTTTTTCATCGGCTGGTATTCCCTCGCCCAGCTTTCCATTATCAACGTGATCACCTTCGTGCATTCCTTCATGCACGGTTTTCAGTGGGAAGGGTTTCTGATCGACCCCATGATGTTCATCCTGTGGTCGTTCGTGGCGGTGACGCTGCTGTTGTGGGGACGCGGCATCTATTGCGGTTGGCTTTGCCCGTTCGGAGCGTTGCAGGAGCTGACCCAGCAACTG is from Sulfuricaulis sp. and encodes:
- the dsrA gene encoding dissimilatory-type sulfite reductase subunit alpha, giving the protein MSKKMHATPMLDQLESGPWPSFVTGLKRLAKDNDMMVDLLGQLEHSYQTRKGYWKGGTASVKGYGGGVIPRFSEIADKFPESKEFHTLRIMPAPGMHYDTDILRKFCDIWEKHGSGLIALHGQSGDIMLQGCTTENIQAAFDEVNELGFDMGGAGPSVRTSMSCVGHARCEHSCFDEGRAHRTVMNTFTDDLHRPALPYKFKFKFSGCGNDCMNSIQRSDMAVIGTWRDDIQVNQAEVKNFVKAKGREYVIDNVVTRCPTKAIKLKNDDTLEIDNRNCVRCMHCINVMTKALSPGKDRGVTVLMGGKRTLKIGDLMGTVIVPFMKLDTDEDFEQLVELGRSTIDFWAENGLEHERCGEMIERIGLNNFLEGIGREVDPNMINHPRTNPYIRMDGWDDEVARLKASKAQAG
- the dsrB gene encoding dissimilatory-type sulfite reductase subunit beta, producing the protein MTAQPRMPIESGVPDHFQYMHPTLRRNYGQWAWHERPRPGVLHHVSQTGDQVWTVRAGTQRQMDVHTIRKLCDIADQYADGYVRFTIRSNIEFMVADEKKVKPLIDALLKGGFPVGGTGNSVSMISHTQGWLHCDIPASDASGAVKSLMDELHQEFVNEDMPNRVKITTSCCQINCGGQGDIAINIQHTKPPKINHDLVANLCERPSVVARCPVAAIRPAMVNGRPSLEVDEKKCICCGACYPPCPPMQINDPEHSKFAIWVGGKNSNARTKPMFHKLVAAGIPNNPPRWPEVAAIVKKILRVYKEDAHAWERMGEWVERIGWPRFFELTELPFTKYHLDNWRGARASLNASVHIRF
- a CDS encoding NosR/NirI family protein is translated as MKYLTVVLHLLILSLLISVVVTARAETIDELYPAVNTFFPQADRFDELKGKPPAAAVYQGERLLGYAYLTGDVIRIPAYSGHPINTLVGFDLAGQIVGIRIVEHQEPILVVGITEERLQQFARQYQGKSVFDDVVIGSGVAGQVAIDSISGATITVMVENATLTRSVRRVAESRGLAPPALPTVTKTEVASVEQQAPVSPSAGKAGDTKASRASTTVKSKSSTGVAAVEEPIWKGVWRKRTFQIAVLVAGLAFLTLVLVFQDWLAKRPRLLVYVRDGFLLYTVFFIGWYSLAQLSIINVITFVHSFMHGFQWEGFLIDPMMFILWSFVAVTLLLWGRGIYCGWLCPFGALQELTQQLARRFGVKQREFPEMMHERLWALKYIILLGLFGISLQSLTQAERLAEIEPFKTAITMRFQREWGYVLFAAGLILVSAINRKFYCKYLCPLGAALTIPGKFRIFDWLRRHRECGRPCQVCAAECEVQAIRKNGEINANECHYCLDCQVTYWNDHKCPPEVDRRKRRGRSVRARELALGMESAFGSTGLDDVGVRGEPGQEGCSGCPQSTK